In Sporichthyaceae bacterium, a single window of DNA contains:
- a CDS encoding GAF domain-containing SpoIIE family protein phosphatase, with product MTTTTGSDGFAANVQLRRIETVTDTELAQLSVEDLLAELLDRVQGLLSVDTVAVLLLDPQADQLVARAAKGIEAEVRQGVRIPLGHGFAGRVAAERHPVILPKVDHTTVLNPILWEHGISSLLGVPLLAGGAVLGVLHVGSISPRQFTEEDVQLLQIAADRVASAIQVQYSKAETAAAALLQRSLLPARLPEIPGLELASRYAPSEYGGLGGDWYDVFMLPSGAWCIAIGDVVGRGFIAAEAMGRLRTALRAHAMYSGDAAEALSRLTEQVRHFDGAQMLATVLMAIIEPSLDRIQLSSAGHPPPVLAVPGAVARTVAVPADPPIGINFQARRVCEFDLPQDSLLCFYTDGLVERRGISLDVTLDRLCAATESGPAETVCRNIMGRLIGNEPTNDDTAVLVVRRVPVQVEAGAIVEPPAGVAVLAP from the coding sequence ATGACCACCACCACCGGCAGCGATGGCTTCGCGGCGAACGTGCAGCTGCGACGGATCGAAACGGTGACCGACACCGAGCTGGCGCAGCTCAGTGTGGAAGATCTGCTGGCCGAGTTGTTGGACCGGGTCCAGGGCCTGCTCAGCGTCGACACGGTGGCGGTCCTGCTGCTGGACCCCCAGGCGGACCAATTGGTGGCGAGGGCGGCCAAGGGTATTGAGGCCGAGGTTCGCCAAGGCGTGCGTATCCCGCTGGGTCACGGCTTCGCCGGTCGGGTCGCGGCCGAGCGCCACCCGGTGATTCTCCCCAAGGTTGATCACACCACCGTGTTGAACCCGATCCTGTGGGAGCACGGCATTTCGTCCCTGCTCGGCGTACCCCTGCTCGCCGGTGGCGCCGTGCTGGGCGTGCTGCACGTCGGATCGATCAGCCCGCGTCAGTTCACCGAGGAGGACGTGCAGCTCCTGCAGATCGCGGCCGATCGGGTTGCCTCGGCGATCCAGGTCCAGTACTCGAAGGCCGAAACCGCCGCGGCCGCCCTGCTGCAGCGCAGCCTGCTGCCCGCCCGGCTGCCGGAGATCCCCGGCCTGGAGCTGGCGTCGCGGTACGCGCCCAGCGAGTACGGCGGGCTGGGTGGGGACTGGTACGACGTCTTCATGCTGCCGAGCGGTGCTTGGTGTATCGCGATCGGGGACGTCGTGGGACGCGGCTTCATCGCGGCGGAGGCGATGGGTCGGCTGCGCACGGCGCTGCGCGCGCACGCCATGTACAGCGGCGACGCCGCGGAGGCGCTGAGCCGACTCACCGAGCAGGTGCGGCATTTCGACGGTGCACAGATGCTCGCCACGGTGCTGATGGCGATCATCGAGCCGTCGTTGGACCGCATACAGCTCTCCTCAGCCGGTCATCCGCCGCCGGTGCTGGCGGTACCGGGCGCCGTCGCGCGGACCGTGGCGGTCCCCGCCGATCCGCCGATCGGCATCAACTTCCAGGCGCGGCGCGTGTGCGAGTTCGACCTACCGCAGGACTCGCTGCTGTGCTTCTACACCGACGGTCTGGTGGAGCGCCGCGGTATCTCACTGGACGTGACTCTGGACCGGCTGTGTGCCGCGACCGAATCGGGCCCGGCGGAGACGGTTTGCCGCAACATCATGGGCCGGCTCATCGGTAACGAGCCCACCAACGACGACACCGCGGTGCTGGTGGTGCGCCGGGTGCCCGTGCAAGTGGAGGCCGGCGCGATCGTGGAACCGCCGGCCGGGGTCGCGGTTCTCGCCCCGTAA
- a CDS encoding ATP-binding protein — MIVLPPVPESVRTARQYVQRRCLEAQFPPRLCAEAILLTGEVVSNVVCHARTEARVRVNIRSDRLEVEISDAGDATAAVTPVQPTTQGGRGLRIVEAIATSWGVRRCPRGKTVWFRLSRP; from the coding sequence GTGATCGTGCTCCCGCCGGTGCCGGAGTCCGTGCGTACGGCACGCCAGTACGTGCAGCGGCGATGCCTCGAGGCCCAGTTCCCGCCACGGCTGTGCGCCGAGGCCATCCTGCTCACCGGCGAGGTCGTCTCCAACGTGGTGTGCCATGCCCGGACCGAGGCCCGGGTCCGGGTGAACATCAGGAGCGACCGACTGGAGGTGGAGATTTCCGACGCCGGCGACGCCACGGCTGCGGTAACGCCGGTGCAACCAACCACGCAGGGCGGACGGGGCCTACGCATCGTCGAAGCCATTGCCACGTCCTGGGGGGTCCGCCGCTGCCCCCGCGGGAAGACGGTGTGGTTCCGACTCTCCCGGCCGTAG
- the ppk2 gene encoding polyphosphate kinase 2 yields the protein MPSTDHPALVLPSQLIEVADALGQDPRDLRVEYEEDGEPVLRLPDGGVVDTWREDYPYSQRMNNLEYELTKRTLQIELLKLQTWIKESGGRLVIAFEGRDAAGKGGTIKRFMEHLNPRGARVVALEKPTEKERAQWYFQRYIHHLPAAGEIVLFDRSWYNRAGVERVMGFAGPDEYLEFMREVPELERMWIRSGTHLVKFWFSVTRNEQRTRFLIRQIDPVRQWKLSPMDLASLDRWDAYTAAKTAIFQHTDTDDAPWTVVKSNDKRRARVEAIRHVLARFDYPNKDFGVVGDPDRRIVGRAHEVLEAEEDGSGPDRWVTSN from the coding sequence ATGCCCTCCACTGATCATCCCGCCCTCGTTTTGCCCAGCCAACTGATCGAGGTTGCCGACGCCCTCGGGCAGGACCCGCGCGACCTGCGGGTGGAGTACGAGGAGGACGGCGAGCCGGTGCTGCGCCTGCCGGACGGGGGGGTGGTGGACACCTGGCGCGAGGACTATCCCTACTCCCAGCGGATGAACAACCTGGAGTACGAGCTCACCAAGCGAACGCTGCAGATCGAACTGCTCAAGCTGCAGACGTGGATCAAGGAATCCGGTGGGCGGCTGGTGATCGCCTTCGAGGGCCGCGACGCCGCGGGCAAGGGCGGCACCATCAAGCGGTTCATGGAACACCTCAACCCGCGTGGGGCGCGGGTGGTGGCGTTGGAGAAGCCCACCGAGAAGGAACGCGCGCAGTGGTACTTCCAGCGCTACATCCACCACTTGCCCGCCGCCGGGGAGATCGTGCTGTTCGACCGGTCCTGGTACAACCGGGCCGGTGTGGAGCGGGTCATGGGGTTCGCCGGCCCCGATGAGTACCTCGAGTTCATGCGCGAGGTCCCGGAGCTGGAGCGGATGTGGATCCGGTCCGGCACGCACCTGGTGAAGTTCTGGTTCTCCGTCACCCGCAACGAGCAGCGCACCCGTTTCCTGATCCGCCAGATCGACCCGGTGCGCCAGTGGAAGCTGTCCCCGATGGACCTGGCCTCCCTGGACAGGTGGGATGCCTACACCGCGGCCAAGACGGCGATCTTCCAGCACACCGACACCGACGACGCGCCGTGGACCGTGGTGAAGAGCAACGACAAGCGCCGCGCCCGGGTCGAGGCCATCCGGCATGTGCTGGCCCGGTTCGACTACCCGAACAAGGACTTCGGGGTCGTCGGCGATCCCGACCGGCGCATCGTCGGTCGCGCCCATGAGGTGCTCGAGGCCGAGGAGGACGGCAGCGGGCCGGACCGGTGGGTGACGTCTAACTGA
- a CDS encoding type II toxin-antitoxin system VapB family antitoxin: MAKTLIDIDEALLERVAAQLGTRTKKDTVTRALELVLRAAAFDDAVEFARAGGLDDASDPAVMKQAWR; this comes from the coding sequence ATGGCGAAGACGTTGATCGACATCGACGAGGCTCTATTGGAGCGGGTCGCGGCGCAACTGGGGACGCGGACGAAGAAGGACACGGTGACCCGGGCGTTGGAGTTGGTGTTGCGGGCGGCCGCGTTCGACGACGCGGTGGAGTTCGCGCGGGCCGGGGGTCTGGACGACGCGAGTGACCCGGCGGTGATGAAGCAGGCATGGCGGTAG
- a CDS encoding PIN domain nuclease, which produces MAVADYLLDKSALARIGVEPVAGRLRPLVAAGRTATCGMVALELLFSARNGPDHERIRDGLGAHEWLATEDEDFAAAIDVQAQLARTGHHRAVPLPDLLIAAVGARHRVTVLHYDADFERIAAVTGQAVEWVVPPGSLDEPVTGTR; this is translated from the coding sequence ATGGCGGTAGCCGACTACCTGCTCGACAAGAGCGCGTTGGCGCGTATCGGTGTCGAGCCGGTGGCGGGCAGGCTGCGTCCGCTGGTGGCCGCCGGTCGCACGGCGACCTGTGGGATGGTCGCGTTGGAGTTGTTGTTCTCCGCGCGCAACGGGCCCGACCACGAACGCATCCGTGACGGTTTGGGGGCTCACGAGTGGCTGGCGACCGAGGATGAGGACTTCGCTGCCGCGATCGATGTGCAGGCGCAGCTCGCGCGGACCGGGCATCACCGGGCGGTGCCGTTGCCGGACCTGCTGATCGCCGCGGTCGGCGCCCGGCACCGGGTCACCGTGCTGCACTACGACGCTGACTTCGAGCGGATCGCCGCGGTCACCGGCCAGGCGGTGGAGTGGGTGGTGCCGCCAGGGTCGCTGGACGAGCCCGTCACCGGCACCCGATAG